GGCAATACAGGATttcattgacaaaaaaaaatgagtacCGAGTATGTGTTTGAGCATGATCAGTAAACAAGCTATATTGGGTGGGAAGGCAATACCAAATTTTTCATCTTCGGACCTCTACTTAGTTTCACCCAAGCTTCATCCGATAGAAAAAAGGGTGTACTTATCATATATGATACAAATGAGCAAATGAAGCCAACCTGCTGCAATAGTACTTGTTATCTCTGTCCAAAATTTCAGTAGCTGTGAATTGTGCAAGAGCCTCTTCAAGCGTTCCAATGTCCCCATCTATCTCAACAGTGAGATCCATCATTTGCTCACACCGCTCAGATTTGCCAAGACACTTCATGCACTTTATCTGAGAATCCCGGTTATGGCAGTCCATATGCACAAAATTATTGCCACCACCAGATGTACTTTATTAAGGAgaaaacaattattaaagtaTCATCAAATAAGGAACAACCTTAGATCGAAGGTAACCCCCGAAAGTCAGGCCTACTAGAGTTGTTTCTTCAGCCACTGGACCCATACTCCCAGCTTCCTTCAGGCAAACAGATTGCATTGTATCAACAGCATACCTGCCAGCTTACTAACTGATCATGTGATGCACATTTAAGACAGCAAAAGAGAAAAGTAgatagaaatatgaaaatttacaGATCCAACTGGGAAAGTTTTCAGATAGCTCACCTCAAAAATTCATGCGCATCTTCTTCCTTCCCATGACCAAGATTACTtccaattttatgtattttggaTAAAATCCCAATGGGAGACAAAGGGGAATAGCCTTCCTTTGCCTTCTGAATTAGGCATTCAAACTCACAGATAAAACACCATCCCTTCCTTCGGCCTGGGACAAAAGATGAACATTGTAAAATGTGAGAAAGAAATCAAGCACAAAGGCCAAATAATTGAGCAAGTCATAATCCCACAGGGGAATCACAAAGAGAAACTTGCATGATTTAGAATGAAGCCCATGAAGAAGATACGAAGTAAGAGGTCGAGTAAATGCCAAGCACTGGAGAACAGCATTAGCATAACAGCTGCAGAAATTCCAAGGAGAAGTTCATTACGTTAGCAGAAATATAGAACTATTCTTTCTGTTTTTaacttatagaaaaaaaaatatagaattaatTTTGACAAGGAAAAACATGCTATTAGACCAGCAAAGATATTgtgagaggaagagggagagaggaacgagagagagagagagagagagagagagagagagagaggatgttGCTAGTTCTTACTACACAATACGTGAAGTAGAAAATGAGAGCATCAAATTCCAGCAATCAGATGTAACACACCGACCAACAGCAACAGAAGCAAAAGAAACCGTGTATGGAAATTAAATGGCAACTCTTCTTCACAATAGCTTTTGTTTTAGCAAGAAGAAATAATTTTACCTTGATATAGCTGTCATTTAACTGTAAACAGAATATACTTGCAACCTACACCTTTGAGCAAAATTACAATACTTATACATTAGTCTTAAACCCTATGCCCAACCTCATAAAAAGACAAAATTGTTCTCCTCTGCCTCACACCCTTTTTCACTCTAGTTCCAGTAAATAACAGCATGGCTGCTTACAATTCATAGAACTCATTAAATGTCAGTTTATATGCCAATAAATTAGAAGCTGATAGAAATCGGCATCACCTGTTCCCACAATTTGTAAGGCCAAATGGGCACAGTTCCACCTTATCATAACAGTAAAGTTGCACAAAAAGTTCGTATGGAAAGACTATCTGTCAAAACAGAAGCAAATTTTGGggcaaaaatcaataaaaagattatcgcaatgaaaacaaagaggttaccaaaaataaactataatatTTTGTCAAAAACCTTGCAATTGTGCTTTCCAGCAATATCATTTCCAAGACCTGACAATTTGTGTTTTGACTCTTTTGAGGCCCTAAACTGCTGTACAACTTTCCGCACTGATGTTTTCAAGCCATTACGAATATCTTGTGGCAAGCTTTGGCTGCTACCAACTTTTGCAGGTAAGGTATGACAACCATCAGTCTTTGCAGACTTGGGATGGGAGAAGGCATGTCCCGTGGTGGCTGAAGATGGATGATCACTAGAAGCTTTAAAAGACAAAGACCTAACTTCTTTACACTTAAATAATTCAGAATCATCTTCCCCATCATCAGCTACAGAATCTGACACTGAACAGTTAAGGGATGGCAAACACCTAAAATTAGAGGCATCTGCAACTGACTTTCCTGGTAAAGCAGATCCTCTGGTGGGCTTACAATTGCGAGGACTTTTTAGCTTCACATCATTGGTTATAAGTGGCTTGGGTTTAGAAAAATGTGACTTGTCCACCCCTTCATCAATATGACCAGATTTCATCTTAGTTGACTTGCTTGCGCAAGAAACACCATCTATAAAACTTACTGAATTAGGAGACTGTGTGGGCAGAGATGTAGTTAGTTCCATCTCATTAAAGCTAGCAGTTCTACAGAGCATATCAGGGGCATCATCATCAGATAGAGGTTTCTCTGATCTGTCGATTGTGCCAAACCTGATTCCCTGATTGGAACAAATATCAACAGAGGATTTACTTCCAGCATGAGACAGAGAGAAACAAGCAGACGGTGAGGAACCAGAAGATGCAAAAGCAGTATGTAGTCCTTTCGTATCTGCACAAGGCCAGACAATATTAGCATCATCCATCATAagtgaaagttttgaaaaaagtgcaAATTCCCTCCTATGCTTATTATTACCAAAAATTTCAGACTGTTTTTCCAATACTGCTTTCCCACCAAAGTCACTTTTATCTTGAAATTCCATGGCACCAAGTTGACGACAACATTCATCTCTATGACCTCGTCTCCAGTGCATAATCTGGCACTTTCCAGAACTACAAACAAAAGATACAACTTTCAAAATCAATAAACATTATcgctccacccccccccccaaaaaaaaaaaggggggccaaccccaaaaagaacaaaaaacaaaaaaagaaccataaaagaaaggaaatgactACCAGTTGGTACATCCAAAATCATATATGTGCAGATATTAAATAAGGAATCAATGAATATGgctatatttaaaaataagtaaatttagtTAACTatctttttttatgagtaatttttttttttttttttttatgagtaataggtaaattttattgatacgaatgaaataggcatagcctatgTACACAGGAAAATTTAGGTAACATATTCTTAATTAAAGGCACATGTATCACAGGTGAACTCCAGCCTTCTTCAAACAACAGAGCTCCTCCTTCATGCCAACAAGCTCCAGCTTCAGCCCAGAAAGTACCTTCTGCCCCACTTTCCCCTGTACAGGCATCGGACAGATCACCTCCAACTATATCAGGTACAGAGTTTCAACCAACCCTCCCTGCCAAAGAACACTCCCCTGCTACCCATGTCCTTGTCTTTTTCTCCATAGTGTGATGCCAAAGCCTGGCCCATACCACCATGCACCGCCACCCTACCACCTACTCTACCACCCATCGCAGTCTCAGCATACATCCTAGCTTGCCTACCCACCTCTTTCCCCTTCCCATCACCCTGGACCACTGTTGGAACCTTGGAGAGGTGTGATAGAGCTTGCTTCATCTCCATGGACAGACTTTTCCACCCCCTTCCTTCCGTCCCTTCAAGGACCACAAGCAGGCCTCGATGCCCATTTCCAAGTAGTCCAAAGGCATTGGAATGCCGATGAACAACTATTGCCACAGACCCAATACGATAAGTCTTGAAAAACTCCTTTCTTCCCTTCAACAGGTAGCATTCCTCCACCGTGTTTGCCAGCCAACGAGTGCTGGAATGGCTGAGTACCATCTCCTTTGTGACCTTCCTGCTTCTTTCAGTGATACGAAGTGGCTTCCCCGCTCTAACGATAATACAAAAACCTTGGTTTCTATTAATAAATGTTTTAAGAAGCCTACACCAGAAAGATTACAGACCCAGGAAAACCTAACAGAATGATGACTCCAGTGTGGATCACCAGAAAGAATCACCCATGGTAGAactgtacggagagaaaatgtACCTAGGCACAATTTAACAACACTGCTAAAGGTGCCAACAGTACAAGTAGTAAGAATAGCATTCAAATAAACTTTTAATCTGAGCATCTTCAAATAGTCCAAAGAGTGTACGCCATACTAGCCCTAGTGGCTTCTTTGACCTAGCTActttctgtaaaaataaaataaaaaaaattgtggtgtgtggtgtgtggggaggatgaatagaatttttcttttttgataagtaagtgTAAGTTTTATCGATAATAACAATAGGcagagcccaagtacacaggttgTACACGAGAACTTTATTTATCGATAATGAAACCTATATACTTTCATACAAGGAAACCACCTAAATTGACAAAGGTTTTGAGTCTCACGCTCCTTAATGAGATAGGCCTTGCAGAGTTCACTAAATCTCAATTCAAGTCAATGCTATATCCTAAAAACAGAATAATCTCCTCGGTCATACTCATTCCTAATTCTTGTAAATGCCACCACTTAAGATGTCACACTGGGGAATTGAAGACAGGTGTTACACTTTCAGTAAATTAGCCCCGTAAAGACTTTTTATTTAGCTGATTCACCAGTATATCAATGTTGCTCTGTCATTAGAAGTACTTgaagcatttaaaaaataagtttcaaCACACAAAATTCAAGTCTGATAGAAGAGAGAAAGGTTTCTTACCAAACAACAATGTACTCAAGGGAGGGGCTGTAAACGAGTTCTTGTCTTCGCTCTTCTAGTAttagaatgtaactaggtgtttcttttgtatacttcatgtgtacttgggcttcgcCCATTACATTgtgtttaataaaaattaacttataaaaaaaaaacaatgtaacaccccaaagaaggcccaagccacatctgagccatactccaaaaggacgAGTCAAGGGTATAATTGAAGCtccattggaatcattataaagacaagaacttctccctcccaagtaatgtgagatctcatacaccacctatcctCATCACTCAGTATGGAGTATCATAATCTCCCCCTATTTAAATTCCCGATGTCCCCGTCGAGGAATTCCATCATAAGTGACATGGGTCAAGTCCCACacttctggttgggataggctctaataccatttgtaacgccccaaatgATGCCAAAGCCACATATGGGTTATACTCCAAAAAGGGtattcaataataaaattggagccccattgggatagcaatatgggatctcatacaccacttatCCTCATCCCtcaatatggggtatcacaaacAATGTGCAACTTCTATCTTAACAATACAATCAAGAACAAACTTCACCCAAAAATACACGCACCATATGGAttcctttcttttctaaaatctaaaattcctCAAATCCCATGAGCCCCTCATATCGTCACACATGCTTCCATCTATATAATACGAATGTGAGCAACTATGAGGCAAGGCAGatacaaaagaaaattgtgTTGGAAACAAGGAAAAGCATCAACCGAGCTAAATTACACCTCCATGGCCACCTTCAGATGATTTATGAATCATTACcaagtatttttcttatttagcTCAGCTTTAGTtcatatatttctatttttcaaaatcatataaaacactttatttcttttaatagtccttttattaatttttaaaccgTGTTATTCTAGTATTGGCTGACCTCTAGACATTTCTATGAATATTTAGGTTTTTCCTATTACAAATTGTTCGTATTTCACAGGTGCTCCACGGAAATATGTTGATCAGGCAGAAACTAATAACGACCATCTGAAAGTCAAAGTCAACATTGTGCTACGTAAGAGCAAGAGATGAATGGATGAAAAATAAGTATGAGCAACTCCTGCCAACTCAATCTGGTATTATCTTCTACGATTCCAAATAAAGAAACACTAGATCAAATAATACATCAAGTCAGATTCTGACGTTACTAATAAGTTTCCTAATTCTAAGTTTCCATTTGCTTTATCCTTTTGTTTAttggacccaaaaaaaaaaatactacggtCAAACTAATCGCTTTGACAACCAAATATGACATACAAACATCACAATCTCAAGCCAACAATTTGGAACCATAGAGATTTCTCGCCTACAAGCAACCCGTAAAAGTTAATTAATTCAACGTATGAATTCTAAGACCCCAAGAAACCATTGCAATTACCAACACACAATTGCAAGCAAATACACGCACATGCACAAATACTACAGTTTAAGATATCAGAAAATCAACTTGAACGAGAGAGATTTTGGAAGGACAGACCAGTATCTGACTGTCTTGCACTGAGAGCAGCGCATAGTGGTAGGGCTATAACAGACGGCACACTGGTAGCGCCGCACTACCGGCATCGAAGTGTACTCAACTGTAGCTTCGACCTCGGCCAAGGCGGCCTCCTCGGAGGCCATGGCGACCAGCCTCATAATCTCCTCCTTCTTCGCCGCCGCATCCCTCCACTTGAGGCGAATcagaagagaaacaaaaaaaatcgaaGGCAACAGGAAGGTCAGAAACCCTAGGATTCCGGGAAACAGCATTGGCTTAACCGGCACCGAGGATCAGTCCAGAACAGAGAAACCCTAGGATCGTAATTTTGCTATACATAGATGTGGCGGTGGTGGCGGTGGCTTCGGTGATTCGGATGCGCCGGGCGGTGTAGCTTAGGGTGGTGCGTGGAGGGGCAGAAACAAAAATTCAGGTGACGGTGGTGGTCGTGACGATAAGCGTCTCTGGATTGGTTTTGGGAGATTTCGGACAAGACACTCGGAGTCGTATAGAAAAGAGAGGGAATGTAATTCTGTTTTGTCGTGCAatttactttttcctttttcactttttttttttttttttttttttttttttttggtgggtcTGAACACATACATGCAGGTACACACGTCTTCGGTCTTTAATTTTGTCCTCTTCATTCAATAGTATTTCACTACTTTTATACTATAATTTTCGTTTATTATACATTCATTTAATATAaacttaatatttatattaataaaaaaatttataatgacgGGTTTCACTTTTTCAAGATGGGTATACAAGGTTGGCACAcgaactatatttttatttattctttagttattttaaatttttaattagatTGATATGTTATATTCGAAGGAactatttatttaagtaaattttctacaataatatttaaaaaatttactatatCAACAAACCAACGTTcgaggcctcgtttgttttcaagaaacatttcatctcatctcatctcatctcacttcatcattataactttctcaaatctccacacaaaataaaataaacaattcaactttttcaaatttcaaaacaaaaataatattaaaaaatatattgtaacaatattttattcaactttttaactttaatctcatctcattccatctcatctctgaaaacaaacgagcctaAAATGACAAAGAAGAAATCTCCCATCAACAACCCAATTTTAATTAGTTATGATACCTCTGGTTCCAAAGAAGATGTCTCCGGTCAAAGTCTTTGAATTTAGACCAATCTTTCTTAATGTCAATTATAAGCtgagtttaaatattttagcaAATAGATTGAAGAAAGTGTTGCTCATTATTGTTTTCCAAACTCAAACAGCTTTTGTACCAAGCAGATTTATATTAGATAACATTATTGTAGCCTTTGAAGCTATGCATACTATGAACTgtaaatttcaagaaaagttGGTTTTATGGCATTGAAACTATACATGAGCAATGCCTATGATTGAGTTGAATGGAGTTTACTCAGAGCTATGATGTGGAAGCTGGGCTTTAAGCAAAAATGGATTGATTAAGTTATGAAGTATGTATAATCTGTCTCTTATGCTATCTTGATAAATGATATTCCTCAATGCCCTTTCAAGCCGTCTAAGGGTATTAGGTAAGGGTATTCCACAATAGTCTATCTTTTATCATATATGCATAAGCTTTGAGCTCATTACTCAGGAAGGCAGAAAAATATGGACTCACTACTAGAGTGCCTATATTGCTATAGGGAAGATTCTTATTAATCATCTATTATTTGCTGATGACAGCCTATTATTTTGCAAAGCTAATTCGATTGAATTGAGCAAATTGATAAGTATTTTTAGCATCTATGAAAAGGCTTCTGGGCAAAGATTGAATATGGACAAGTCTTCAATTCAATTTAGTAAGAATACTTGTCAAGAAGTGCAAGACAATATATTGAGTATAGCTGGAATCAGATCAACATTGCCTTATGAAACATATATTGGTTTGCCTGCTATGGTTGGAAGATCTCAAGCAAAATCTTTCATGAGTATACCAGATAGAGACAAGCTAAGTCttcacaataaaaaagaaaaaactctctCCCAAACTGGAAAGCAAATATATCTCAAGGTTGTTATGTAAGCTCTCTCTACTTACAACATGAGTGTATTCAAGCTCTCAAGTAGTCTTCTTAGAAGTATCAACAGAGTTATGCATAACTTTTGGTGGGGACAGtaagataatgaaaaaatgaaaagaaaatacactgAGTTGCATAGAAAACAATGGAAAAAGCCAAGTCAACAATTGGTATGGGGTTAATAGATTTTGAGAGATTTAACTTTGCTATGCTTACTAAACAAGGATGCTAAACAAGATTGGAGATTAATTCACAACCCTTCCTCTTTAGCAGCTCAAGTCTTAAAGGCCAAGTACTTTAAGGAAGTCTCTTTCTTTCCAGTGAAATTAGGAAGTAAACCTTCATTTATTTGGAGAAGTATTGTTGCATATAGGCCTTTAATAGAATAAGTATTGGCTAAGAATTCGTTAAGTGTTTCAGATATGATTATTGATATGGAGGAATTTCCTTCATGTATTTCTTCATTGCTTTGAAGGAATGATCAATAAAATTgcctttcatttaaaataaaaaaaaaagaaatgagaaatttaaaattaagaataatctAAACTTTTATCAAGAAACATGTTAAGAGTATAATTTGCCAATGGTCTAGACCAAAGGGGCAAAGTCTTGCTATAAAGAGAGCAACGCATATTTACCATAAGGggaatattttttacaaaataatatatgttgtcTAATGGCAAATCAAAACATTAAAGGCAATGCACGAATACACAATCTACATTATGACGACAGAGAATAATTTGCAAAGTTCAACATTGAATGCCACGAATTAAAACGCAAGTATCACTTTTTGAtcaagttttattcttcttttaagGGCGGATTTGGTTACATAAATCAAATCATCCCgtatcatataatcattaaaagatttttaaacttctatataaaatatcataaataattaaaattttaaaataaaaattatattaaaaaattatattataataatattttatttaacttttaacttttatttcatctcatctgtataacaAGATAACAAAAGATGGAGAAAAGCTgcaattattttgtgttttcaaaTTGAGATCAACTCGTGTTTTATAATGAGGCGTAGTTTGGCTTTGACCCCTAAAGTAGTTTCTTTCGTTATAACGCAAGCAAGAAAACGAAGATGGTGGAATTGTGTCcttgttattttctttgtgCCAACAAAAGGAGGATCCAAGAAAGGAATAATATAACTTTGAGTCGTACACAACAAGTTCTCGTGGAGGAAGTTATAAgaaaatagtataatataatggCGTATGCCGCATGTACAAATGGCATACTCATCGCAGTGTATTTGTGAATGCGGCAGCCGGCAAGagcaatattattttcaattaaagTAAATAATGTGATGtacttaaaagaaatatatatttagaaatccACTTAAgactggtttggattcagagatgattttagattaaagataaaagttaaaaaaattgaattgtgatttgagaaagttgaattgtttattatattttatgagaaaatttaaaaaaaattgtaataataagatgagatgagatgaaacactttctttcacaattaatataaaaacatgacattttagctaacataaaatattatatgtattttaatattttataactgCATTAGGTCCCATAATATGGTATGTTTACACATTTATATATAGTGAGACCCAATTTTAAGTaatctaaaaatttaataacTATCTCTTGAATTTCAAACATCACTTAGGATGTTTGGTAAATAttagaattctcaaaattctcaaacttcttattatttcattctcaaacatcattaaaataaaaaaaaaacttttcaatttcaaatttacaatattttcatctaattattattcaaacataaaaatcaatacagcttttacaaatttttaaacaaaaattataatcaaatataaataatctttaactatataatatcaaaaaattataatacagttttttaatataacttttgttttgaaattagtaaaagttgtattaatttttatattttaataatgacTAGGTAATGAtcagataaaaattttgaaatgttaaATTGtgaagtattttgtgtttgaaaatgaagttacgagaaatcttgaaaattttaaagaaaaattatttcaccataaagagatttcataaaagataaacttacaaactaacGTAATTTGATGtggtaaaattaattttattataaaataaatctaacatattatgtAAAACTATATAatgtgttaatttatttttggaagacttATTTGAAACTATAATAATTCTCATTTACCCTAAAAGTCAATAACAAAATTTTGGAAGAATAGCATTttgttgataaataataaataaaatgctgCCGAGAGATAAAAGAATCGTCGCTTTGGCCGAGTGGTTAAGGCGTGTGCCTGCTAAGTACATGGGGTTTCCCCGCGAGAGTTCGAATCTCTCAGGCGAcgattgttatttttttataattattatttgatttaattaattgaaattaaaggCTTGGGAGTGGGACCCGTATCAGAGACTGATCAAGGCCTGCATTGCCTTCCCCAAATCCAACCTCCACTTTTGCTGTCTGACCTTTAATTCGGTCAGGGTCAGCCACTGACCTGACCCTTTtggaattccaaaaaaaatcagCTTTAGGACAGGTGGACTGCATTAATAGGGCATCCGTCCATAAATTcccaaatttcaaaaatttcccaCAAATTGGTATCCCAAGTCAAAAAATAATGGCGTTTGGTACCCACGATTGGACGCTTTCCCCATATAATTACTCTTCATATAATTCAAACTTCTTGTTAAATTGATGTCATCTTTCCCACTAATAAATTTTAAAGACAATATTTcgattttaatgtttttattttagggttgaaagtgaaataagataaaaattttataaataataataaaataatttgtaactagtaataaaatttaaatattttttaagttttaaaaaatgaaaaaaaaattacataaaaaatattataaagttaaaatattattaaactatagttttataatattatttttatttataatttgaaaattttgaattattttttactttttgtttaaaaatttaaaaaaattataatgattagtttgaaaattttgaaagtttaagatggaatgagatgagatctattttcaaacaagcacataaatattatagacattattttgatatataagGGTAAAAATTAAAGATCAATGCGTGATAATAACATGCTAAGCCACAATTCTCTTGataagtttttaataaagaattgactaatataaataacatgagactaataaaattacttaattacgaaattttataattttaaatatcaatattgtaaaaattaaaaaagattatctCCATCGTAAAAACTAGAAAATACGAGtactaattttgtatttgacttTTTTATGAACTCTGCCACCACATTTTGAATTAGAAAAATGCTAGGAGCCGGGCTCCAGTTTGATTTGTccgattgatttttttattttttttatttagtaattaagaaaatattttttaataatattatgatttttttaaaatattttaaaatgttaaaaaaataatgtaaaaatttttttttaagatttccCACAAGTTGGTGTCCCAAGTCAAATAATGGCGTTTGGTACCCACGATTGGACGCTTTCCCCCATTTAATTACTCTTCATATAATTCAAACTTCTTCTTAAATTGATGTCATCTTTCccactaataatatttaaagacaatatttggattttaatgtttttacttttgaattaatttttccAACCGTTACTATTCATTACTCATGCTCTAcactctataaatatatatatatatatatatatcaaatatagagtgtaaaataaatagttgttgatgtataataaaattcaaaccACAATtctcttaataattttttaatagagaattgactaatataaataacatgAGACTAATATCAATATTGTAAAGAATTGACGTATAAGTAATATGAGACTAATTTTTAAAGAATTAcgaaattttataattttaaatatcaaaatagtaAACTGGGACGCGGCCATTAATGACACGAGTGGCCATATTAGTGTTGGGGCCATCTAAGGGGCTGGAAGGATATGGTATTTGGGACCTTAAGAGCTTCGTTTGCaacttaaatttatattaatttatcttaatttatcattataattttttttaaatttcaatataatatataataaataatttaattttttcaaatctcaaaataataataacattaaaaaataatattttatcatctcaactcaatttaattcaacatctaaacacagtcTAGAAGTTAACTCCTTTACTACTAAAGGCTGAAGCTTATGCTATGATGTTGGCCATTCTGTTTTGCAAAGAACTGGGTGTTAACAAGTTTATACTTGAGGGAGATGCTTTGTAGGTGgttaacaaaatgaaaaaaatcaagTGTAGACTGGAGTCTAAGGTGGTTTACTGATTGAACATGCTAGACAAGTTTTGAACTCTTGCTGTTTGGAATATAATCCACACTAAGAGGGAATGCTAACATGGCTGCTCATGTACTAGCCAAAGATGTAATCTTGctgaaaatttatatgatttagaAGAAATTCCTGATTGTATTCTGAATATTGTAATCAATGAGATGCTGTAAGCATTACTATGGGTAataaagtatcattttttaaaaaaaattatatcaatattgtaaaaattaaaaacgatGATCTCGATTGTAAAAACTAGAGAACACGAGtactaattttgtatttgacttTTTTATGAACTCTACCACCACATTTTGAATTATTCAACACTTTGGCTATTATGTCATGATATTAATTAGCATTAAGAGAAATGATGCTTTTTATTTCTACGTCatacattaatatgtaatttgttatttttattcttctatttaaaaatatatatttacacgtcagtatatgtgtgtttaaataaaaaaataaaaatgaaaaatcacatattggtATGTAATGTAGGagatgataagtataatttttcttaacattAATTATCATTTCCTTAATTCTTTCTTCAAATTAAATGAAGCGAAATGCtttgtgaagaaaaataattagcatGGCTCGATGTATATAgtttgtatatactttttctAATTCTCTTTATACATCTaacatttttctaataaattaatttagataataaaataaattattttgtaaacattgatgtaattttata
Above is a genomic segment from Juglans microcarpa x Juglans regia isolate MS1-56 chromosome 1D, Jm3101_v1.0, whole genome shotgun sequence containing:
- the LOC121250151 gene encoding ubiquitin carboxyl-terminal hydrolase 17-like, yielding MLFPGILGFLTFLLPSIFFVSLLIRLKWRDAAAKKEEIMRLVAMASEEAALAEVEATVEYTSMPVVRRYQCAVCYSPTTMRCSQCKTVRYCSGKCQIMHWRRGHRDECCRQLGAMEFQDKSDFGGKAVLEKQSEIFDTKGLHTAFASSGSSPSACFSLSHAGSKSSVDICSNQGIRFGTIDRSEKPLSDDDAPDMLCRTASFNEMELTTSLPTQSPNSVSFIDGVSCASKSTKMKSGHIDEGVDKSHFSKPKPLITNDVKLKSPRNCKPTRGSALPGKSVADASNFRCLPSLNCSVSDSVADDGEDDSELFKCKEVRSLSFKASSDHPSSATTGHAFSHPKSAKTDGCHTLPAKVGSSQSLPQDIRNGLKTSVRKVVQQFRASKESKHKLSGLGNDIAGKHNCKIVFPYELFVQLYCYDKVELCPFGLTNCGNSCYANAVLQCLAFTRPLTSYLLHGLHSKSCRRKGWCFICEFECLIQKAKEGYSPLSPIGILSKIHKIGSNLGHGKEEDAHEFLRYAVDTMQSVCLKEAGSMGPVAEETTLVGLTFGGYLRSKIKCMKCLGKSERCEQMMDLTVEIDGDIGTLEEALAQFTATEILDRDNKYYCSRCKSYEKARKKLTILEVPNILTIVLKRFRSGNFEKLNKSIQFPEVLDMAPYMNGVCDKSSLYNLYAVVVHLDIMNAAFSGHYVCYVKNFNGEWFRIDDSTVEPVELGRVLLEGAYMLLYARHSPRAPAFIRNNVVSHGGRFRKRNLEAFPSSLTTSKTESNTMAAQHKLGKHYNQLFHPEDWRFHSMQRIPSVDSSSESSSLFSSSDASSCSTASIKDSSSTGDLSDYIFGEVGPSWYSHYGLSSDPVSSSSHGNLDGDSEMDNDIWREHLDGNGNSGILYTETSRQCRKSSSSGCRDTELEQYGLANPFVVNSGVTLRRVSGDRSAQTFS